From the Ruminiclostridium josui JCM 17888 genome, one window contains:
- a CDS encoding S-layer homology domain-containing protein: protein MDKRFISKRTILIPMLTLVILVSQLTSAFAISSTELTNLVNESNTVAVEIYEPVLSQKVFENFSDVPANAWYFKDVHEARRLGIIAGVGNNKFAPHEDITYAQYLKIISAILDESINNKPDSIPWYDKFIESCRVLGAVDKNEVVPATIAIPRELMIKYTCKALSIQPFEGNEIVFGDVKPEDAAWINAAYNEYLTEGSGRLPNGSKKFGIGEYATRAQLATMALRIKAYHENPTQYKEQAAEAREEADKKWEAENEAKIDAAGVARAEEVFNNSPIYNKKTNHGLKFGNTGYTLTDASLFAANFLNIFLNYDATNVESMDKWEAELVKYVTTGSAEDMAEVKQIAIEKKDKCKADLFLSADRIEIIDGRFHVHAVFYDYETNKVYKVYLRIGAHNVNKNDIAIDRWEFDVVE from the coding sequence ATGGATAAAAGATTTATAAGTAAAAGAACAATTTTAATACCGATGTTGACACTGGTTATTTTGGTAAGCCAGCTCACTAGTGCATTTGCTATATCTTCTACGGAGTTAACCAATTTGGTAAACGAAAGTAATACTGTCGCAGTTGAGATCTATGAACCAGTACTTTCGCAGAAAGTATTTGAAAACTTTAGTGATGTACCTGCAAACGCTTGGTACTTTAAAGATGTGCATGAAGCTCGTAGGTTAGGAATCATTGCTGGTGTAGGCAATAATAAGTTCGCTCCTCATGAGGATATCACATATGCACAGTATTTGAAGATTATTTCAGCGATACTAGATGAAAGTATCAACAATAAACCGGATTCAATTCCATGGTATGATAAATTTATTGAGTCTTGTAGGGTTTTGGGAGCAGTTGATAAAAACGAGGTTGTTCCAGCGACTATAGCAATACCACGTGAATTAATGATTAAATACACCTGTAAAGCATTATCGATTCAGCCTTTCGAGGGCAATGAGATAGTATTTGGTGATGTAAAACCAGAGGATGCAGCATGGATAAATGCAGCCTATAATGAATATCTAACAGAAGGTAGTGGACGTTTACCGAACGGTTCAAAGAAATTTGGAATTGGTGAATATGCCACACGTGCTCAGCTTGCTACGATGGCATTAAGAATAAAAGCATATCATGAGAATCCAACTCAATATAAAGAGCAAGCAGCAGAAGCAAGGGAAGAAGCGGACAAGAAATGGGAGGCAGAAAACGAAGCTAAAATTGATGCAGCGGGTGTAGCCAGAGCGGAAGAAGTATTCAATAATAGTCCGATTTATAATAAGAAAACGAATCATGGATTGAAATTTGGGAACACTGGTTATACCCTAACGGATGCATCCCTATTTGCCGCTAACTTCTTGAATATTTTCCTTAACTATGATGCTACAAATGTAGAGAGCATGGATAAATGGGAAGCTGAACTTGTTAAATATGTCACAACTGGCAGCGCAGAGGATATGGCAGAAGTAAAACAGATAGCAATAGAAAAAAAGGATAAATGCAAAGCAGACCTTTTTCTTAGTGCAGATAGGATTGAGATAATTGACGGAAGGTTTCATGTTCACGCAGTATTCTATGATTACGAGACAAATAAAGTGTATAAAGTTTATTTGAGAATCGGTGCTCATAATGTTAATAAAAATGACATTGCGATAGACAGATGGGAATTTGACGTGGTGGAATAG
- the istA gene encoding IS21 family transposase, producing the protein MDDIKYIRRMHDVEGCSIREIMRRSGYHYETVKKYLDMKDFNNPTLLPKEVPSLLDPLKPIIDEWLENDLKAPRKQRHTAKRVYERLLNEYPGQLEVKLRTVQYYVSKKKKELYAEKSKGYIPLEHPAGEAQVDFCQFFYYDNSNTLKEGRKLTVSFPQSNGAYCQAFRGENQECLLQGLKNIMKHMNKVPFRMVFDNLSAAVAHIGSGKDRILTEGFKRFVEHYGIEPVFCNASAGWEKGNVENKVGYERRNMFVPVPTILDFDQFNRKLLKCCERDMQREHYRKGHLIADLFEADRQAMLPMNPIDFKVSRFQAAKADKYGKVMFETNLYSSSPKLAQEHVYLEITSDSVTIMDIKYNPVVTHCRLYEKDGESMDWLPYISLMAKRPNAIKYTGFYQELPEIWQNYLAELSPEKKREALLTLNTMLQKHDIAAAANALEVALDSGVKDSDSILASYYRLTNKVQQLQPMQFTNPYIKVPSFKTDNSRYDSLFGKEVSQ; encoded by the coding sequence ATGGACGATATAAAGTATATCAGAAGAATGCATGATGTGGAAGGGTGTTCAATCCGTGAAATCATGCGACGCTCCGGTTACCATTACGAAACCGTTAAGAAATATTTGGATATGAAGGATTTCAACAATCCAACACTACTACCTAAAGAAGTTCCATCCCTGCTTGATCCACTTAAGCCAATAATAGATGAATGGCTTGAGAACGATCTTAAAGCACCCCGTAAACAGCGACATACTGCAAAACGCGTTTATGAACGTCTGCTAAATGAATATCCGGGTCAGCTTGAAGTTAAGCTCAGGACCGTCCAATATTATGTATCAAAGAAGAAGAAAGAGCTGTACGCAGAAAAGTCTAAGGGGTACATCCCTTTGGAACACCCTGCCGGTGAGGCACAGGTAGATTTCTGTCAGTTCTTCTACTATGATAACTCCAATACTTTGAAAGAAGGTCGGAAGCTGACAGTTTCCTTTCCACAAAGCAACGGAGCATATTGCCAAGCATTCCGGGGTGAGAACCAGGAATGTCTGTTGCAAGGGCTAAAAAATATCATGAAGCATATGAACAAGGTTCCATTCCGTATGGTATTCGATAATCTATCAGCAGCTGTTGCCCATATCGGCAGCGGTAAGGACAGAATTTTAACTGAAGGCTTCAAGCGGTTTGTTGAACACTACGGTATTGAACCAGTTTTCTGCAATGCTTCTGCTGGCTGGGAAAAGGGCAATGTTGAAAACAAAGTAGGTTATGAACGCAGGAATATGTTTGTTCCAGTCCCCACAATACTGGACTTTGACCAGTTCAACAGAAAGCTCCTTAAATGCTGTGAAAGGGATATGCAGCGGGAGCATTACCGTAAGGGACATCTGATTGCAGACCTGTTTGAAGCAGACAGACAAGCTATGCTGCCTATGAATCCGATTGATTTTAAAGTATCCAGATTCCAAGCTGCAAAGGCCGATAAATATGGAAAGGTAATGTTTGAAACCAATCTATATTCATCATCACCAAAGCTGGCACAAGAACATGTATACCTTGAAATTACAAGTGATAGCGTCACAATAATGGATATTAAGTACAATCCCGTTGTCACCCATTGCAGACTATATGAGAAGGATGGGGAGTCAATGGATTGGCTACCATATATATCATTAATGGCTAAACGCCCCAATGCAATTAAATATACAGGCTTTTATCAGGAACTACCCGAGATATGGCAGAACTACCTGGCAGAGCTGTCACCAGAGAAGAAGAGGGAAGCCCTCCTTACTCTAAATACAATGCTTCAGAAGCATGATATTGCAGCTGCAGCAAATGCACTTGAAGTTGCACTGGATAGTGGAGTAAAAGACTCTGACAGCATACTGGCAAGCTATTACAGACTGACAAACAAAGTGCAGCAGTTGCAACCGATGCAGTTCACAAATCCATACATAAAAGTACCATCCTTCAAAACAGATAACTCAAGATATGATAGTCTGTTTGGAAAGGAAGTGAGCCAATGA
- the istB gene encoding IS21-like element helper ATPase IstB, whose product MKEQLLECCKQLRLSARFAENAINANGATNQEYMLEVLKAEIIYRNTKRRNLYLKKAGFDNIKTFNGYDFEDITLPSGVTIDLLKQAEFLSRQENLILYGRNGAGKSHMATAIGVEACMQGKHVRFYKTAALVNELLAAKANGSLVQMLKKLSKLDLLICDEWGYIPFDAEGSQLLFQVIADCYEKRSLIITTNIEFSKWNGIFYDDQLTAALIDRLVHHSHLIVFGRDSWRLKHSLMKQSNN is encoded by the coding sequence ATGAAGGAACAACTGCTTGAATGCTGCAAACAGCTTAGGCTTAGTGCACGGTTTGCAGAAAATGCAATAAATGCAAACGGTGCAACGAATCAGGAATATATGCTTGAGGTCTTAAAAGCCGAAATCATATATCGGAATACCAAACGCCGGAACCTATATTTAAAGAAAGCCGGTTTTGATAACATTAAAACTTTTAACGGCTATGATTTTGAAGATATTACGCTACCTTCAGGCGTAACGATTGATTTATTGAAACAGGCTGAATTCCTGTCACGTCAGGAAAATTTAATTCTTTATGGCAGGAACGGAGCCGGCAAAAGTCACATGGCAACAGCAATCGGTGTAGAAGCCTGTATGCAAGGCAAACATGTCCGATTCTACAAAACTGCTGCATTGGTCAATGAGTTATTAGCAGCAAAGGCCAATGGCTCACTGGTACAGATGCTAAAGAAGCTCAGTAAACTTGACCTTTTAATCTGTGACGAATGGGGTTACATCCCCTTCGATGCAGAGGGCTCTCAGCTGCTGTTCCAAGTTATTGCAGACTGCTACGAAAAGCGTAGCCTGATAATCACAACAAACATTGAATTTAGCAAGTGGAACGGAATATTTTATGATGATCAGCTTACAGCGGCCCTCATCGACAGGTTAGTCCATCACAGCCATTTGATAGTCTTTGGCCGGGACAGCTGGCGGTTAAAGCACTCACTGATGAAACAATCTAACAACTAA